In one Achromobacter spanius genomic region, the following are encoded:
- a CDS encoding IS1182 family transposase: protein MPRFIEGQDRHQVALIPECLDDFIADDNPVRIIDAFVEELNRESLGFEKAAPAATGRPSYHPAVLLKIYIYGYLNRVQSSRRLERERQRNVELMWLVGRLAPDLKTIADFSRDNGSGIRNVCRRFVAVCRDLKLFSQAMVAVDGSKFKAVNTRDKNFTAAKIDKRQQQIEESIHRYLTALDTADRTQPVEIEARTNRLNDKIERLRKQMRTLDDVKERLKDSPDGQLSVTDPGARSMATSGRGSGMVGYNVQMVVEAKHHLIVVHEVTNRGHNRDSLASMTQAAREAMGKKRLRAIADRGCYSAPQIKACAETGIDAILPKPTTSNAKAEGRFDRSDFMYIAKDDEYQCPAGQRAIHRFTREENGLQLRRYWSSACPQCAMKERCTPSAYRRISRWEHEAVLEAAQRRLDRMPDAMKVRRRTVEHVFGTFKHWMGYTHFLTRRLGNVGTEMSLNVLAYNLKRVMRILGFQQTMKAMLSMGG, encoded by the coding sequence ATGCCCCGATTCATCGAAGGTCAGGACCGGCATCAGGTAGCGTTGATCCCGGAATGCCTGGATGACTTCATCGCCGACGACAACCCGGTGCGCATAATCGACGCATTCGTCGAAGAGCTCAACCGGGAATCGCTGGGATTTGAGAAGGCGGCGCCAGCAGCTACCGGCCGCCCGTCGTATCACCCGGCCGTGCTGCTGAAGATCTACATCTACGGCTACTTAAATCGGGTCCAGTCCAGTCGCCGACTCGAGCGAGAGCGCCAACGCAATGTCGAACTGATGTGGCTGGTTGGTCGTCTGGCGCCAGACCTCAAGACCATCGCGGATTTTAGCCGTGACAATGGGTCGGGCATTCGCAACGTTTGCCGGCGGTTTGTTGCCGTATGCCGAGATCTCAAGCTATTCAGCCAAGCCATGGTTGCCGTTGATGGAAGCAAGTTCAAGGCAGTCAACACGCGCGACAAGAACTTCACGGCTGCCAAGATAGACAAACGTCAGCAGCAGATTGAGGAGAGCATCCACCGCTATCTGACGGCGCTCGACACAGCGGACCGAACGCAACCTGTCGAGATCGAGGCCAGGACCAATCGGCTCAATGACAAGATCGAACGTCTGCGCAAACAAATGCGCACGCTGGATGACGTCAAGGAGAGGCTCAAAGACAGTCCAGACGGTCAGCTGTCGGTGACCGACCCGGGTGCCCGCTCGATGGCCACCAGCGGCCGGGGCTCGGGGATGGTCGGCTACAACGTGCAGATGGTTGTCGAAGCCAAGCACCATCTGATCGTCGTGCACGAAGTGACGAACCGAGGACATAACAGGGACTCCTTGGCATCGATGACACAAGCCGCGCGGGAGGCGATGGGCAAGAAGCGACTCCGTGCGATTGCCGATCGCGGCTGCTACAGCGCGCCTCAGATCAAGGCATGTGCAGAAACAGGTATTGATGCGATCTTGCCCAAGCCGACCACTTCCAATGCCAAGGCCGAAGGCCGCTTCGACCGTTCGGACTTCATGTACATCGCGAAGGACGATGAGTACCAGTGCCCTGCGGGCCAGCGCGCCATCCACCGGTTTACGCGAGAGGAAAATGGTCTTCAATTGCGGCGCTACTGGAGTAGTGCCTGCCCACAATGCGCTATGAAGGAGCGATGCACACCTAGCGCGTATCGGCGCATCAGTCGATGGGAACATGAGGCGGTGCTTGAGGCGGCGCAGCGCCGTCTAGACCGAATGCCAGATGCGATGAAGGTGCGGCGGCGCACAGTGGAACATGTGTTCGGCACGTTCAAGCATTGGATGGGCTATACACACTTCCTAACTCGTCGCTTGGGCAATGTGGGCACGGAAATGAGCTTGAATGTACTGGCTTATAACCTCAAGCGGGTCATGCGCATCCTAGGCTTCCAGCAAACGATGAAAGCGATGCTGTCGATGGGGGGCTGA